Proteins encoded together in one Janthinobacterium tructae window:
- a CDS encoding methyl-accepting chemotaxis protein: MPTKSFSPRHWSVGGKITVFTFALVSLILASLTTLISIRISTVLEQRAEAAVTSELNSVMTTTQVFHTAMVNEAASFARLFAAEFPGPFTVDAGAMVAVAGKATPALANGGKVLNLDTAVVDRYTAQTGVIATIFAANGDEFVRISTSLKKQDGERAIGTQLDHNHPSYAPLHAGQRFVGMATLFGKQYITQYDPVRDAGGKVVGVLFIGLDISKNLAMLKEKIRQVKIGQTGYIYIVDTAPGANYGHLVLHPNSEGKSALDFKASDGRLFIQEMLAQKDGAMRYTWTAPGETSASAREKQLYYRQFKEWQWIIAGGTFTDEITLEARQLRKQLAISGFIALLVFALLLYWLVRALVSRPLAAAETAAAQIAAGDLTVHLDTTSMDEIGRLLRAMNRISDNLSQVVGNVRGSAGQIATASGEIASGNLDLSSRTEQQASSLEETAASMEELSSTVRQNVDHAQQASRLARDSSSLAAEGGAAVAQVASTMDAIRSSSSKIADIIGVIDGIAFQTNILALNAAVEAARAGEQGRGFAVVATEVRTLAQRSTAAAKDIKDLIQASAGTVDLGHAQVSQASATMDTVVASVQQVSAIMAEIAQASDEQRSGIEQVNQAIAQMDQVTQQNAALVEEAAAAADALQEQAQELNQVVGVFKL, translated from the coding sequence ATGCCTACAAAATCGTTCTCCCCCCGCCATTGGAGTGTCGGCGGCAAGATTACCGTCTTCACGTTTGCCCTCGTCAGCCTGATCCTCGCCAGCCTGACGACCTTGATCAGCATCCGCATCTCGACCGTACTGGAACAGCGCGCCGAAGCGGCCGTCACCAGCGAGCTCAATAGCGTCATGACGACCACGCAAGTATTCCACACGGCCATGGTCAACGAGGCGGCCAGCTTCGCCCGCCTGTTCGCGGCCGAATTTCCCGGCCCGTTCACGGTCGACGCGGGCGCCATGGTGGCCGTGGCCGGCAAGGCCACGCCCGCCCTGGCCAACGGCGGCAAGGTGCTCAACCTCGACACGGCCGTGGTCGACCGCTACACGGCGCAGACGGGCGTGATCGCCACCATCTTTGCCGCCAACGGCGATGAATTCGTGCGCATCAGCACCTCGCTGAAAAAGCAGGATGGCGAACGCGCCATCGGTACCCAGCTCGACCACAATCACCCCAGCTATGCGCCGCTGCACGCAGGCCAGCGCTTCGTTGGCATGGCCACCTTGTTTGGCAAGCAATACATCACCCAGTACGATCCCGTGCGCGATGCTGGCGGCAAGGTGGTGGGCGTGCTGTTCATCGGTCTCGATATCAGCAAGAATCTGGCCATGCTGAAAGAGAAGATTCGCCAGGTCAAGATCGGCCAGACGGGCTACATCTATATCGTCGACACGGCCCCCGGTGCCAATTACGGCCACCTGGTGCTGCACCCGAACAGCGAAGGCAAGAGCGCGCTCGATTTCAAGGCCAGCGATGGCCGCCTGTTCATCCAGGAAATGCTGGCGCAGAAAGACGGTGCCATGCGCTATACGTGGACGGCGCCGGGCGAAACGAGTGCCAGCGCGCGCGAAAAGCAGCTGTATTACCGTCAATTCAAGGAATGGCAATGGATCATCGCGGGCGGCACGTTCACGGACGAGATCACCCTGGAGGCGCGCCAGCTGCGCAAGCAGCTGGCCATTTCCGGCTTCATCGCCCTGCTCGTCTTCGCCCTGCTGCTGTACTGGCTGGTGCGCGCGCTCGTCTCGCGCCCGCTGGCCGCCGCCGAAACGGCCGCCGCGCAGATTGCCGCCGGCGACCTGACGGTACACCTCGATACGACCAGCATGGACGAAATCGGCCGCCTGCTGCGCGCCATGAACCGCATCAGCGACAACCTCTCGCAAGTGGTCGGCAATGTGCGCGGCAGCGCCGGGCAAATCGCCACGGCGTCCGGTGAAATCGCCAGCGGCAATCTGGATTTGTCGAGCCGCACGGAACAGCAAGCCAGTTCGCTGGAAGAAACGGCCGCCTCGATGGAAGAACTGAGTTCCACCGTGCGCCAGAACGTCGATCACGCACAGCAGGCAAGCCGGCTGGCGCGCGACTCGTCGAGCCTGGCAGCCGAAGGCGGCGCGGCCGTAGCGCAAGTGGCCAGCACCATGGACGCCATCCGCAGCTCGTCAAGCAAGATCGCCGACATCATCGGCGTGATCGACGGCATCGCCTTCCAGACGAATATCCTGGCCTTGAACGCGGCCGTGGAAGCGGCGCGGGCCGGCGAGCAGGGACGCGGCTTTGCCGTCGTCGCCACCGAGGTGCGCACCCTGGCGCAGCGCTCGACGGCCGCCGCGAAAGACATCAAGGATCTGATCCAGGCATCCGCCGGCACGGTGGACCTGGGCCACGCCCAAGTGAGCCAGGCCAGCGCCACCATGGATACCGTGGTGGCCAGCGTGCAGCAAGTGAGCGCCATCATGGCCGAGATCGCGCAGGCCAGCGACGAGCAGCGCAGCGGCATCGAGCAAGTCAACCAGGCCATCGCCCAGATGGACCAGGTGACCCAGCAGAACGCGGCCCTGGTGGAAGAAGCGGCCGCGGCGGCCGACGCCTTGCAGGAACAGGCGCAGGAGCTGAACCAGGTGGTGGGCGTGTTCAAGCTGTAA
- the alaC gene encoding alanine transaminase, which produces MTDSQAPRSFSRINRLPPYVFNITAELKMAARRRGEDIIDMSMGNPDGATPAHIVDKLIETVKRPDTHGYSASKGIPRLRRAIAHWYKKRYEVDIDPDSEAIVTIGSKEGLAHLMLATLDRGDTVLVPNPSYPIHIWGAVIAGADIRSVRMGPGVDFFAELERAIRESYPKPKMMVLGFPSNPTAQCVELEFFERVVALAKQHNILVVHDLAYADITFDGWKAPSIMQVPGARDVAVEFFTMSKSYNMAGWRIGFMVGNAELVSALARIKSYHDYGSFTPVQVAAIAALEGDQSCVTEICAQYQRRRDVLVKGLHEAGWMVEKPKASMYIWAHIPEAYRHLGSLEFAKLLLQKARVSVSPGIGFGEYGDEYVRFALIENEARVRQALRGIKNMLRSGDGKAHAAT; this is translated from the coding sequence ATGACCGACAGCCAAGCTCCGCGCAGCTTTTCGCGCATCAATCGCCTTCCCCCCTACGTTTTCAATATCACCGCCGAGCTCAAGATGGCCGCTCGCCGCCGTGGCGAGGACATCATCGACATGTCGATGGGCAATCCCGATGGCGCCACCCCGGCCCACATCGTCGACAAGCTGATCGAAACGGTGAAACGTCCCGACACGCACGGCTATTCCGCGTCAAAAGGTATTCCGCGGCTGCGCCGCGCGATTGCGCACTGGTACAAGAAGCGCTACGAGGTCGACATAGACCCGGACAGCGAAGCCATCGTCACCATCGGCTCGAAAGAGGGCCTGGCGCATTTGATGCTGGCGACACTCGACCGTGGCGACACGGTGCTGGTGCCGAACCCCAGCTACCCGATTCACATCTGGGGCGCCGTGATCGCCGGCGCCGACATCCGTTCCGTGCGCATGGGGCCGGGCGTGGATTTCTTTGCCGAACTGGAACGGGCCATCCGCGAAAGCTACCCGAAGCCGAAGATGATGGTGCTGGGTTTTCCGTCCAACCCGACGGCGCAATGTGTGGAACTGGAGTTTTTCGAGCGTGTCGTGGCGCTGGCAAAACAGCACAATATTTTGGTGGTGCATGATCTGGCCTACGCCGACATCACCTTCGATGGCTGGAAGGCGCCGTCGATCATGCAGGTGCCCGGTGCGCGCGATGTGGCCGTGGAGTTTTTTACCATGTCGAAAAGCTACAACATGGCGGGCTGGCGCATCGGTTTCATGGTCGGCAACGCGGAACTGGTGTCGGCCCTGGCGCGTATCAAGAGCTATCACGACTATGGCAGTTTTACGCCCGTGCAAGTGGCGGCCATTGCCGCGCTGGAAGGCGACCAAAGCTGCGTGACGGAAATCTGCGCCCAGTACCAGCGCCGCCGCGACGTGCTGGTGAAAGGCTTGCATGAAGCGGGCTGGATGGTGGAAAAGCCGAAGGCGTCGATGTACATCTGGGCGCATATCCCCGAGGCTTACCGCCACCTGGGTTCGCTGGAGTTTGCCAAGCTGCTGCTGCAAAAAGCCAGGGTCAGCGTCTCGCCCGGCATCGGCTTCGGCGAGTACGGCGACGAATACGTGCGCTTCGCCCTGATCGAAAATGAGGCCCGCGTACGGCAGGCCTTGCGGGGCATCAAGAATATGTTGCGTTCTGGCGACGGGAAAGCGCATGCGGCAACGTAA
- a CDS encoding MFS transporter has translation MNKASSSAPHDIAPAMVLLLAVASGLIVANLYYAQTLVGPISASTGLSAKAAGLIVTLTQVGYTLGLLFVVPLGDLLENRRLIITALLVTATALVVAAMSTGAIVFLAAALAIGLGSVAAQVIVPFAAHLSQEATRGQTVGKVVSGLLLGIMLARPVASLVAAHASWHVVFGGAAVLMLALAAVLRRALPVRQPVSNMKYPALMASLWHLLLGTPVLRRRAAYHAGLFGAFSLFWTVTPLVLASPAFGLSQTGIAIFALVGMAGAVASPIAGRLADAGHTLPATAAALALGIVAFALPMFAPTSKHVALGLLVLASIVLDMGVAANLVLGQRAIFSLGAEVRGRLNGLYFALFFAGGAAGSAIGAWVYASYGWPATLLTGMAFPGLALLVWLAEFLPLATRRPA, from the coding sequence ATGAACAAGGCCTCATCTTCTGCTCCCCACGACATTGCACCCGCCATGGTGCTGCTGCTGGCCGTCGCTTCCGGCCTGATCGTGGCCAATCTGTATTATGCGCAAACCCTCGTCGGGCCCATCAGCGCGTCGACGGGCCTGTCGGCCAAGGCGGCCGGGCTGATCGTCACGCTGACGCAAGTCGGCTATACCCTGGGCCTGCTGTTTGTCGTGCCGCTCGGTGATTTGCTGGAAAACCGCCGCCTGATCATCACGGCCTTGCTGGTGACGGCCACCGCCCTGGTGGTCGCGGCGATGAGCACGGGCGCCATCGTGTTCCTGGCCGCTGCGCTGGCCATCGGCCTCGGTTCCGTGGCGGCGCAAGTGATCGTGCCGTTTGCCGCCCACCTGTCGCAGGAAGCGACGCGGGGCCAGACGGTCGGCAAGGTGGTCAGCGGCTTGTTGCTGGGCATCATGCTGGCCCGTCCCGTGGCGTCATTGGTGGCCGCGCACGCCAGCTGGCACGTGGTGTTTGGCGGCGCCGCCGTACTGATGCTGGCGCTGGCAGCAGTCCTGCGCCGCGCCTTGCCCGTACGCCAGCCCGTGTCGAATATGAAATATCCGGCCCTGATGGCCTCGCTGTGGCATCTGCTGCTGGGCACGCCCGTGCTGCGCCGCCGCGCCGCTTACCATGCGGGCCTGTTTGGCGCCTTCAGCCTGTTCTGGACCGTCACGCCGCTGGTGCTGGCCAGCCCCGCGTTCGGCCTGTCGCAAACGGGCATCGCCATCTTTGCCCTGGTCGGCATGGCCGGCGCCGTCGCCTCGCCGATTGCCGGCCGCCTGGCCGATGCGGGCCACACCTTGCCTGCCACGGCTGCCGCGCTGGCGCTGGGCATCGTCGCGTTTGCCTTGCCGATGTTTGCGCCAACGTCAAAACACGTGGCACTGGGCTTGCTGGTGCTCGCTTCCATCGTGCTCGATATGGGCGTGGCGGCGAATCTGGTGCTGGGCCAGCGCGCCATCTTCAGCCTGGGCGCGGAAGTGCGGGGCCGCCTGAACGGCCTGTATTTCGCGCTGTTCTTCGCCGGCGGTGCGGCTGGCTCGGCCATCGGTGCCTGGGTGTACGCCAGCTACGGCTGGCCAGCGACCTTGCTGACCGGCATGGCGTTTCCGGGCCTGGCCCTGCTGGTGTGGCTGGCAGAATTTTTACCGCTGGCCACGCGCCGCCCGGCTTGA
- a CDS encoding pyridoxal-phosphate dependent enzyme translates to MNDRMPSPSQPPALYKLIGNTPLVEVTRLATGPCQLFLKLESQNPGGSIKDRIGLSIIEAAEADGRLQPGGTIVEATAGNTGIGLALVGRIKGYRVILVVPDKMSTEKVLHLKALGAEVHTTRSDVGKGHPEYYQDYAARLARELPGAFFADQFNNPANPLAHETTTAPEIWEQSGHDVDAIVVGVGSSGTLTGLTRYFRKVQPKLEFVLADPQGSILTEYIESGKVSDTSGSWAVEGIGEDFIPSIADMDSVTQAYTITDQESFDSARALLLAEGILGGSSTGTLLAAALKYCREQTTPKRVVTFVCDTGTRYLSKVYNDGWMRDQGLLQRAPSGDLRDLIGRRYDEGDVVSVAPGDTLLTAFNRMRSADLAQLPVIDSGQLVGILDESDLLLHVSGDAAHFAGLVGATMTTQIETLAPSSGLPALRATLDRGLTAVVADADAFYGLITRFDLLNHLRRTLS, encoded by the coding sequence ATGAATGATCGAATGCCATCCCCATCCCAGCCGCCAGCGCTATACAAGCTGATCGGCAATACCCCACTGGTCGAAGTCACCAGGCTAGCCACAGGCCCGTGCCAGCTGTTCCTGAAACTGGAATCGCAAAATCCCGGCGGTTCCATCAAGGACCGCATCGGCCTGTCCATCATCGAAGCGGCCGAAGCCGACGGCCGCTTGCAGCCCGGCGGCACCATCGTCGAGGCCACCGCCGGCAACACCGGCATCGGCCTGGCCCTGGTGGGCCGCATCAAGGGCTACCGCGTGATTCTCGTCGTGCCCGACAAGATGTCGACGGAAAAAGTGCTGCACCTGAAAGCCCTGGGCGCGGAAGTGCACACCACGCGCTCGGACGTGGGCAAGGGCCATCCCGAGTACTACCAGGATTACGCGGCGCGCCTGGCGCGCGAGCTGCCGGGCGCCTTCTTCGCCGACCAGTTCAACAATCCGGCCAATCCGCTGGCCCACGAAACGACCACGGCGCCCGAAATCTGGGAGCAAAGCGGGCATGACGTGGACGCCATCGTCGTCGGCGTCGGTTCCTCAGGCACCCTGACGGGCCTGACGCGCTACTTCCGCAAGGTACAGCCGAAGCTGGAATTCGTGCTGGCAGACCCGCAGGGCTCCATCCTCACGGAATACATCGAGTCCGGCAAAGTCAGCGACACGAGCGGCTCGTGGGCCGTGGAAGGCATCGGCGAAGATTTTATTCCGTCTATCGCCGACATGGACAGCGTCACGCAGGCCTACACCATCACGGACCAGGAAAGCTTTGATTCCGCGCGCGCCCTGCTGCTTGCCGAAGGCATCTTGGGTGGCTCGTCGACCGGTACCCTGCTGGCCGCTGCCCTCAAATACTGCCGCGAACAGACGACGCCAAAGCGCGTCGTCACGTTCGTGTGCGACACGGGGACGCGTTATTTATCCAAAGTCTACAACGACGGCTGGATGCGCGACCAGGGCCTGTTGCAGCGGGCGCCCTCGGGCGACTTGCGCGACCTGATCGGACGCCGCTACGACGAGGGCGACGTCGTCAGCGTGGCGCCGGGCGACACCCTGCTCACCGCCTTCAATCGCATGCGCTCGGCCGACCTGGCGCAGCTGCCCGTCATCGACAGCGGCCAGCTGGTCGGCATCCTCGACGAATCTGACTTGCTGCTGCACGTCTCCGGCGACGCCGCGCATTTCGCCGGTCTGGTGGGCGCCACCATGACGACGCAGATCGAAACCCTGGCGCCCTCAAGCGGCTTGCCCGCCCTGCGCGCCACCCTGGACCGTGGCTTGACGGCCGTCGTCGCCGACGCTGACGCCTTTTATGGCCTGATCACCCGCTTCGACCTTCTCAACCACTTACGCCGGACACTATCTTGA
- a CDS encoding pentapeptide repeat-containing protein, producing the protein MATHDTAASSMTLDRAGIEQQLAQSVHHFIECTFDGEDLSRLDLQGCTFERCTFAETSLFASKLARSTWRRCRAGSADFESVDAVDATFEGCDLNNTKWRRAKLASVTFRGCKLTGASFEEVAHLGLTFEDSLLVGADLRGFSFRKAILKQLDFSDAYLAGCDFRDAVFEGGSLRNATIKLAKFQGADLRGVDIDGFKLSEAALLKGAVITHAQAANFMRALDLVVI; encoded by the coding sequence ATGGCAACACACGACACCGCAGCAAGCAGCATGACCCTGGACCGCGCCGGCATCGAGCAGCAACTGGCGCAATCAGTGCACCACTTCATCGAGTGCACCTTCGACGGCGAAGACTTGTCGCGCCTCGATTTGCAAGGTTGCACGTTTGAACGCTGCACCTTTGCCGAAACCAGCTTGTTCGCCAGCAAGCTGGCGCGCAGCACCTGGCGCCGCTGCCGCGCCGGCAGCGCCGATTTCGAATCCGTCGACGCCGTCGACGCCACGTTCGAAGGCTGCGACCTGAACAACACGAAATGGCGCCGCGCCAAACTCGCCTCGGTCACGTTCCGCGGCTGCAAGCTGACGGGCGCCTCGTTCGAGGAAGTGGCCCACCTGGGCCTCACCTTCGAAGACAGCCTGCTGGTGGGCGCCGACCTGCGCGGCTTCTCGTTCCGCAAGGCCATCTTGAAACAGCTGGATTTTTCCGACGCCTACCTGGCCGGCTGCGACTTCCGCGACGCCGTCTTCGAAGGGGGCAGCTTGCGCAACGCCACCATCAAACTGGCGAAGTTCCAGGGCGCGGACTTGCGCGGCGTCGATATCGACGGTTTCAAATTGAGCGAAGCGGCGCTGCTGAAAGGCGCCGTCATCACGCATGCGCAGGCAGCGAACTTCATGCGCGCGCTCGATCTGGTAGTAATCTAA
- a CDS encoding putative signal transducing protein, which translates to MHDDYVLIARLMIPTDAHVIRGCLAAAGIDVLLTDDQHMQADMLLAAAIGGARVMVREHDVARANDILAAFERGDLALADDADVGVPVAE; encoded by the coding sequence ATGCACGACGACTACGTTTTAATAGCCCGGCTGATGATCCCCACGGATGCGCACGTCATCCGCGGCTGCCTCGCAGCGGCCGGCATCGACGTGCTGCTGACGGACGACCAGCACATGCAGGCCGACATGCTGCTGGCAGCCGCCATCGGCGGCGCCCGCGTCATGGTGCGCGAGCACGATGTGGCGCGCGCGAATGACATCCTGGCCGCCTTCGAGCGGGGCGACCTGGCGCTGGCGGACGATGCCGACGTGGGAGTGCCCGTCGCCGAGTAA
- a CDS encoding thymidine kinase: protein MNAGKSTALLQVAHNYEEQGQQVRLYTAAIDSRYGVGRVTSRLGPQRQVDIFHADTNFLDDIPQVACLLVDEAQFLSTAQVQQLHQLAQVKGVPVICYGLRTDFKGEPFPGSAYLLALADDIEELKNICTCGKKATMNIRVDEQGHRIKEGEQISIGGNESYRQACGRCFYS, encoded by the coding sequence ATGAACGCGGGCAAGTCGACGGCCTTGTTGCAAGTCGCGCACAACTATGAAGAGCAGGGCCAGCAGGTGCGCCTGTACACGGCAGCCATCGACAGCCGCTACGGCGTAGGCCGCGTCACCTCGCGCCTGGGCCCGCAGCGCCAGGTCGATATCTTCCATGCCGACACGAATTTCCTCGACGATATACCCCAGGTCGCCTGTTTGCTGGTCGATGAGGCGCAATTTCTCAGCACGGCCCAGGTGCAGCAACTGCACCAGCTGGCGCAAGTGAAGGGCGTGCCCGTCATCTGCTATGGCTTGCGCACGGATTTCAAGGGCGAACCGTTTCCCGGCTCGGCCTATCTGCTGGCGCTGGCCGACGATATCGAGGAATTGAAGAATATTTGTACTTGCGGCAAGAAGGCCACGATGAACATCCGCGTGGATGAACAGGGCCACCGCATCAAGGAAGGCGAGCAGATCAGTATTGGCGGCAACGAGAGTTACCGCCAGGCATGTGGACGCTGTTTCTACTCCTAA
- a CDS encoding LysR family transcriptional regulator, translating into MDKIKAMQTFVRIVEANSFSKAAETLNLPRAALTATLQKLEAYLGTQLLQRTTRRLSLTPEGAEYFRHCIDILKAVDTAELAFRGPDATKPRGLLRINLPNTVGRRLVVPHIARFHAAWPDVQLQLSLTDRLVDLTQEGIDCALRVGTLQDSAFIGKQVGLMRFVTCASPAYLARHGTPHTLADLATHSGIMHYSGRTGRAFDWDFLQGKEVVRVQMAGPIAVNDADASVACALQGLGLAQAALYQVREHLDSGALVAVLADHPPTPMPMSLLTPQGRLATPKLQAFAGWLTALLAAQPDVQLPTHKI; encoded by the coding sequence ATGGACAAGATCAAGGCCATGCAGACCTTCGTGCGCATCGTCGAAGCCAACAGCTTTTCCAAAGCGGCCGAGACCTTGAATTTGCCGCGCGCCGCGCTGACGGCCACCCTGCAAAAGCTGGAAGCCTATCTGGGCACGCAATTGCTGCAGCGAACCACGCGCCGCCTGTCCCTGACGCCGGAAGGGGCCGAGTACTTTCGCCACTGCATCGATATCCTGAAGGCCGTCGACACGGCGGAACTGGCGTTCCGTGGGCCCGACGCGACAAAACCGCGCGGCTTGTTGCGCATCAACTTGCCCAATACGGTAGGCCGCAGGCTGGTCGTGCCGCATATCGCGCGCTTCCACGCCGCCTGGCCGGACGTGCAATTGCAGCTGAGCCTGACGGACCGCCTGGTCGACCTGACGCAGGAAGGCATCGATTGCGCCTTGCGCGTGGGCACTTTGCAAGATTCCGCCTTCATCGGCAAACAGGTCGGCCTGATGCGCTTTGTCACCTGCGCGTCCCCTGCCTACCTGGCGCGCCACGGCACGCCGCACACCCTGGCGGACCTGGCCACGCACAGCGGCATCATGCATTATTCGGGCCGCACGGGACGCGCTTTCGACTGGGATTTCCTGCAAGGCAAGGAGGTCGTGCGCGTGCAGATGGCCGGCCCCATCGCCGTCAACGATGCCGACGCCAGCGTCGCCTGCGCGCTACAAGGGCTGGGCCTGGCGCAAGCGGCCTTGTACCAGGTGCGCGAGCACCTCGACAGCGGCGCGCTGGTGGCCGTGCTGGCCGACCACCCGCCGACGCCGATGCCCATGTCGCTGTTGACGCCGCAAGGGCGGCTGGCCACGCCCAAGCTGCAGGCGTTTGCCGGCTGGCTCACGGCCCTGCTGGCCGCCCAGCCCGACGTGCAACTCCCAACGCACAAAATCTGA
- a CDS encoding carboxy terminal-processing peptidase yields the protein MKKQMMLVTLVLALSAHAGAAQTDKSAAPPLTMKPLAQQTQAALWASRVLTRVHYKATPLDDAMSEKIFDRYFKSLDAEKLFFVQADIDRFAPLRTRLDDAIINEDLTAPFAIYNLYQQRFDERMAYARELLKTKFDFAADESYQIDREKAAWPKNDEEVRDLWRKRVKNDWLRLKLAGKEDKAIRETLDKRYESYTTRSRKLNSEDVFQIFMNAYAMSIEPHTNYLGPRASDNFDIAMRLSLEGIGAVLQTRDEYTVVREVVPGSPAGLSGKLKVGDRIVGVGQGESGPITEVLGMRIDDVVQLIRGAKDSVVRLDILPADAGPDAKHVVLPLVRKKISMEEQAAKKSVIEVRENGVKRRIGVISLPTFYQDFEARRRGDKDFKSATRDVSRLLTELKKDKVDNVLIDLRNNGGGSLNEAVELTGLFIDKGPVVMQRNAEGKVDVESDTNAGLAWDGPMGVLINRGSASASEIFAAAVQDYGRGVIIGEGSFGKGTVQTLFNLDRFGGSEKARFGELKMTIAQFFRINGGTTQLRGVTPDIKLPAMSDTENFGESSYDNALPWVAIKPAQYMPTGDLKDIVPLLDKKHEARVAKDKDFQYLLDDIALVVKQRKENQISLNETVRRKERDAQEARAKAREKRLIAQISNPADDLVVIPDPKDVLKGAKAASKTAKQIAAVKGALRTDDGLQGDERALSAELDAETAAKSAKDVLLNEAARILADEVALIKADTRMASKVLPYGADTKATPVTAAK from the coding sequence ATGAAGAAGCAAATGATGCTGGTCACCCTGGTGCTCGCCCTGTCAGCCCACGCTGGCGCAGCCCAGACGGACAAGAGCGCCGCTCCTCCGCTCACCATGAAGCCGCTGGCCCAGCAAACGCAGGCCGCCTTGTGGGCATCGCGCGTCTTGACGCGCGTCCATTACAAGGCCACGCCGCTCGATGACGCCATGTCGGAGAAAATCTTCGACCGCTATTTCAAGTCGCTGGACGCGGAAAAACTGTTTTTCGTGCAGGCCGACATCGACCGTTTCGCCCCGCTGCGCACCCGGCTGGACGATGCCATCATCAATGAAGACTTGACGGCGCCGTTTGCCATTTACAACCTGTACCAGCAGCGTTTCGACGAGCGCATGGCGTATGCGCGTGAATTACTCAAAACCAAGTTCGACTTTGCCGCCGACGAGAGCTACCAGATCGACCGCGAAAAGGCGGCCTGGCCGAAGAACGACGAAGAAGTGCGCGACCTGTGGCGCAAGCGTGTCAAGAACGACTGGCTGCGCCTGAAACTGGCGGGCAAGGAAGACAAGGCCATCCGCGAAACGCTGGACAAGCGCTATGAAAGCTACACCACCCGTTCGCGCAAGCTCAACAGCGAAGATGTGTTCCAGATCTTCATGAACGCTTACGCCATGTCGATCGAACCGCATACCAATTACCTGGGCCCGCGCGCCTCGGACAACTTCGACATCGCCATGCGCCTGTCGCTTGAAGGCATCGGCGCCGTGCTGCAGACGCGCGATGAATATACGGTGGTGCGCGAAGTCGTGCCGGGCAGCCCGGCCGGCTTGTCGGGCAAGCTGAAAGTGGGCGACCGCATCGTCGGCGTGGGGCAGGGCGAAAGCGGCCCCATCACCGAAGTACTGGGCATGCGCATCGACGACGTGGTGCAGCTGATCCGCGGCGCCAAGGATTCCGTGGTGCGCCTCGATATCCTGCCGGCCGACGCCGGCCCGGACGCCAAGCACGTGGTCTTGCCGCTGGTGCGCAAGAAAATCAGCATGGAAGAGCAGGCGGCGAAGAAATCGGTCATCGAAGTGCGTGAAAACGGCGTCAAGCGCCGCATCGGCGTCATTTCCCTGCCGACGTTCTACCAGGATTTCGAGGCGCGCCGCCGTGGCGACAAAGATTTCAAGAGCGCCACGCGCGACGTCAGCCGTTTGCTGACCGAGTTGAAGAAGGATAAGGTCGACAACGTCCTGATCGACTTGCGCAACAACGGCGGCGGTTCGCTGAACGAAGCCGTCGAACTGACGGGCCTGTTCATCGACAAGGGCCCGGTCGTGATGCAGCGCAATGCCGAAGGCAAGGTCGACGTGGAAAGTGATACGAATGCCGGCCTGGCATGGGATGGCCCGATGGGCGTGCTGATCAACCGCGGCTCCGCATCGGCCTCCGAAATTTTCGCCGCCGCCGTGCAGGACTACGGCCGTGGCGTCATCATCGGCGAAGGCAGCTTCGGCAAGGGTACCGTACAAACCTTGTTCAACCTCGACCGTTTCGGCGGCAGCGAGAAAGCCCGCTTCGGCGAGCTGAAAATGACCATCGCGCAATTCTTCCGCATCAATGGCGGCACCACGCAGTTGCGCGGCGTCACCCCCGACATCAAGCTGCCAGCCATGTCGGACACGGAAAACTTTGGCGAATCGAGCTATGACAATGCCCTGCCATGGGTGGCCATCAAGCCGGCGCAATACATGCCGACGGGCGACCTGAAAGATATCGTGCCGCTGCTGGACAAGAAGCATGAAGCGCGCGTGGCCAAGGACAAGGATTTCCAGTACTTGCTCGATGACATAGCCCTGGTCGTCAAGCAGCGCAAGGAAAACCAGATTTCGCTCAATGAAACCGTGCGCCGCAAGGAGCGCGATGCCCAGGAAGCGCGCGCCAAGGCACGTGAAAAGCGCCTGATCGCACAAATTTCGAATCCTGCCGACGACCTGGTGGTGATTCCTGATCCAAAAGACGTGCTGAAGGGCGCGAAAGCGGCCAGCAAGACGGCCAAGCAGATCGCCGCCGTGAAGGGCGCCTTGCGCACCGACGACGGCTTGCAGGGCGACGAGCGGGCCCTCAGCGCCGAGCTCGATGCCGAAACGGCCGCCAAGAGCGCCAAGGACGTGCTGCTGAACGAAGCGGCGCGCATCCTGGCCGATGAAGTGGCGCTGATCAAGGCCGATACCCGCATGGCGTCCAAGGTCTTGCCGTATGGCGCCGATACCAAGGCGACGCCGGTGACGGCAGCGAAGTAA